A part of Rhinoderma darwinii isolate aRhiDar2 chromosome 1, aRhiDar2.hap1, whole genome shotgun sequence genomic DNA contains:
- the OCEL1 gene encoding occludin/ELL domain-containing protein 1 isoform X1 gives MSSFSLLAEKNRSRIPVVWPTETPKWGDAPSFSFDYYDHGPRKEPGTSSNHHDLEIKEISGLKPGRHFIPDSWKRFFRKGRAKGECVTMKPLEDVHCLPPISSLRDISRESSLGNKSGDLTLSSSITINAVHEMKQKKTPDSIERKSQLCTVYGEKVEAYNLKYSYMKSWPGLLRIMAGVQLIFGGMVFACTCAYLQKDYQWYNLFGTELQRTLPGGYSYYGPMAPFVMLVASLVWFVTLILLGLGLTLYYRTILLDSNWWPLTEFVINIVMCLLYMAAGIAYVNDINRGGLCYSIFALNPLIVAFCRVEGGQVASIAFIFFNMFLYLVTSLVCLKMWRHEERRRQAENIQKSTKSKRIVFQDEVQQIGDVKRKVIKTIHFSEKGSDTGALSHSIPTGHRPKPYMVPDYVVKYPEIKSAEDREKYKAVFNDQYAEYKELYSEVRSALLKFKELDNMMKKLTNGPQSQKASNRIKAISENYDKKKNDPAFTEKRERCIYLKRKLTHIKKQIQAYDQHEGSVYL, from the exons ATGTCTTCCTTCTCTTTACTTGCTGAGAAGAATAGAAGCAGAATACCAGTGGTATGGCCGACAGAGACTCCAAAGTGGGGGGATGCTCCAAGTTTCTCATTTGATTATTATGATCATGGTCCACGCAAGGAACCTGGAACCTCATCTAATCACCATGATCTTGAGATTAAGGAAATAAGTGGTTTAAAGCCTGGCCGGCATTTCATTCCCGACTCCTGGAAAAGATTCTTCAGAAAAGGCAGGGCAAAAGGAGAATGCGTCACCATGAAACCTTTAGAAGATGTTCATTGTTTACCACCAATTTCATCACTCAGAGATATTAGCAGGGAATCTAGTCTTGGGAACAAGAGTGGGGATCTCACATTGTCGTCTTCAATCACCATCAATGCAGTACATGAGATGAAGCAAAAGAAAACTCCAGATTCTATTGAAAGGAAGAGTCAGTTGTGCACCGTTTATGGAGAAAAGGTAGAAGCTTACAATTTAAAATATTCCTACATGAAGTCCTGGCCTGGATTACTAAGGATCATGGCTGGAGTACAGTTAATTTTTGGCGGTATGGTATTTGCCTGTACCTGTGCCTATTTACAGAAGGATTACCAGTGGTATAATCTCTTTGGCACTGAACTCCAAAGAACGTTGCCGGGGGGCTATAGTTATTATGGCCCAATGGCTCCATTTGTGATGCTTGTTGCCAGCTTGGTTTGGTTTGTCACTTTGATTCTTTTGGGGTTGGGGCTGACTCTATACTATCGGACCATTCTCCTTGACTCCAACTGGTGGCCTCTTACGGAATTTGTCATCAATATTGTCATGTGTCTTTTATACATGGCAGCAGGCATTGCTTATGTCAATGATATAAACCGTGGTGGCCTCTGCTACTCTATTTTTGCTTTAAATCCACTCATCGTGGCATTCTGTAGAGTGGAAGGAGGTCAGGTGGCATCCATAGCTTTTATTTTCTTCAACATGTTCCTGTACTTGGTCACTTCTTTGGTGTGTCTGAAAATGTGGCGGCACGAAGAAAGGCGCAGGCAGGCTGAAAATATTCAG AAATCCACCAAGTCAAAGAGGATAGTTTTTCAAGATGAAGTTCAACAAATAGGAGATGTGAAAAGGAAAGTTATCAAGACCATCCATTTCTCAGAGAAGGGAAGTGACACTGGAGCTTTGAGTCATTCTATACCCACTGGTCACCGGCCAAAACCttatatggttccagattatgttGT CAAATATCCAGAGATCAAGAGTGCAGAGGATCGGGAGAAATATAAAGCTGTATTCAATGACCAATACGCAGAATATAAGGAGCTATATTCAGAAGTTAGAAGTGCCTTACTGAAATTCAAAGAACTGGATAACATGATGAAAAAACTAACTAATGGACCTCAGAGCCAGAAG GCATCAAATAGGATCAAAGCCATTTCTGAAAACTAtgacaagaaaaaaaat GATCCTGCATTCACAGAAAAACGGGAACGCTGCATTTATTTAAAGCGGAAATTGACCCACATCAAGAAGCAGATCCAAGCATACGATCAACATGAGGGTTCTGTGTACTTATGA
- the OCEL1 gene encoding occludin/ELL domain-containing protein 1 isoform X2 produces MSSFSLLAEKNRSRIPVVWPTETPKWGDAPSFSFDYYDHGPRKEPGTSSNHHDLEIKEISGLKPGRHFIPDSWKRFFRKGRAKGECVTMKPLEDVHCLPPISSLRDISRESSLGNKSGDLTLSSSITINAVHEMKQKKTPDSIERKSQLCTVYGEKKSTKSKRIVFQDEVQQIGDVKRKVIKTIHFSEKGSDTGALSHSIPTGHRPKPYMVPDYVVKYPEIKSAEDREKYKAVFNDQYAEYKELYSEVRSALLKFKELDNMMKKLTNGPQSQKASNRIKAISENYDKKKNDPAFTEKRERCIYLKRKLTHIKKQIQAYDQHEGSVYL; encoded by the exons ATGTCTTCCTTCTCTTTACTTGCTGAGAAGAATAGAAGCAGAATACCAGTGGTATGGCCGACAGAGACTCCAAAGTGGGGGGATGCTCCAAGTTTCTCATTTGATTATTATGATCATGGTCCACGCAAGGAACCTGGAACCTCATCTAATCACCATGATCTTGAGATTAAGGAAATAAGTGGTTTAAAGCCTGGCCGGCATTTCATTCCCGACTCCTGGAAAAGATTCTTCAGAAAAGGCAGGGCAAAAGGAGAATGCGTCACCATGAAACCTTTAGAAGATGTTCATTGTTTACCACCAATTTCATCACTCAGAGATATTAGCAGGGAATCTAGTCTTGGGAACAAGAGTGGGGATCTCACATTGTCGTCTTCAATCACCATCAATGCAGTACATGAGATGAAGCAAAAGAAAACTCCAGATTCTATTGAAAGGAAGAGTCAGTTGTGCACCGTTTATGGAGAAAAG AAATCCACCAAGTCAAAGAGGATAGTTTTTCAAGATGAAGTTCAACAAATAGGAGATGTGAAAAGGAAAGTTATCAAGACCATCCATTTCTCAGAGAAGGGAAGTGACACTGGAGCTTTGAGTCATTCTATACCCACTGGTCACCGGCCAAAACCttatatggttccagattatgttGT CAAATATCCAGAGATCAAGAGTGCAGAGGATCGGGAGAAATATAAAGCTGTATTCAATGACCAATACGCAGAATATAAGGAGCTATATTCAGAAGTTAGAAGTGCCTTACTGAAATTCAAAGAACTGGATAACATGATGAAAAAACTAACTAATGGACCTCAGAGCCAGAAG GCATCAAATAGGATCAAAGCCATTTCTGAAAACTAtgacaagaaaaaaaat GATCCTGCATTCACAGAAAAACGGGAACGCTGCATTTATTTAAAGCGGAAATTGACCCACATCAAGAAGCAGATCCAAGCATACGATCAACATGAGGGTTCTGTGTACTTATGA